A region from the Oncorhynchus tshawytscha isolate Ot180627B linkage group LG26, Otsh_v2.0, whole genome shotgun sequence genome encodes:
- the mid1 gene encoding E3 ubiquitin-protein ligase Midline-1, whose product METLESELTCPICLELFEDPLLLPCAHSLCFNCAHRILVSHCTPNEPVQSISAFQCPTCRYVITLSQRGLEGLKRNVTLQNIIDRFQKASVSGPNSPSETRRERAALDSTAMTSPSERVQCQFCEQDPPQDAVKTCVTCEVSYCDECLKATHPNKKPFTGHRLIEPMPDCHLRGLMCLEHEDEKVNMYCVTDEQLICALCKLVGRHRDHQVAALSDRYEKLKQALDSNLSNLIKRNNELETLMGKLIQTCQHVECNASRQENKLLEECDLLIDIIQQRRQMIATKIKEGKAIRLRKLAQQIASCKQIIERSSSLITQADHTLKETDHARFLQTAKSICERVSMATASSQILIPEINLNDTFDTFALDFTREKKMLESLDYLTAPNPPIIRAELCTASNDTITVHWTSDDEFCVVSYELQYAIFTGQANVVSLCNSADSWMIVPNIKQNHYTVHGLQCGTKYMFIVKAINQAGSRSSEPWKLKTNSQPFKLDPKSAHKKLKVSHDNLTVERDETLSKKSHTQDRFTSQGSYGITGNVYIDSGRHYWEALIGGSTWFAVGIAYKSAPKHEWIGKNSASWVLSRCNNSWVVRHNSKEMPIEPSPHLRRVGVLLDYDAGSLAFYDGAGSQHLYTFDIAFAQPVCPVFNVWNKCLTVLTGLPIPDHLEGTDCRD is encoded by the exons ATGGAAACACTGGAGTCGGAGCTGACCTGCCCAATCTGTCTGGAGCTCTTCGAGgacccactgctcttgccctgcGCTCACAGCCTGTGTTTCAACTGTGCCCACCGCATCCTAGTCTCCCACTGCACCCCCAACGAGCCTGTGCAGTCCATCAGCGCCTTCCAGTGCCCAACCTGTCGCTATGTCATCACCCTCAGCCAGAGGGGCCTAGAAGGACTGAAGCGTAACGTCACTCTGCAGAACATCATTGACCGCTTTCAGAAGGCTTCCGTGAGCGGGCCCAACTCCCCCAGTGAGACTCGCCGCGAGCGGGCCGCCCTAGACAGCACGGCCATGACCTCCCCCAGCGAGAGGGTGCAGTGTCAGTTCTGTGAGCAGGACCCTCCCCAAGACGCCGTCAAGACCTGTGTCACCTGTGAGGTGTCCTACTGCGACGAATGCCTGAAGGCCACCCACCCCAATAAGAAGCCCTTCACTGGCCACCGTCTGATCGAGCCCATGCCGGACTGCCACCTCAGGGGACTCATGTGTCTGGAGCACGAGGACGAGAAGGTGAACATGTACTGTGTCACAGATGAACAGTTGATCTGTGCCTTGTGCAAACTGGTCGGTCGGCATCGGGACCACCAAGTAGCAGCACTCAGCGACCGCTACGAGAAACTGAAG CAAGCCTTGGACTCTAACCTCAGCAATCTAATCAAGAGGAACAATGAGTTGGAAACTCTGATGGGCAAGTTGATTCAGACTTGCCAACATGTGGAG TGCAACGCATCAAGACAAGAGAACAAGCTCCTTGAAGAATGTGACCTTCTGATCGACATCATACAGCAGAGAAGGCAGATGATAGCCACCAAGATAAAGGAGGGCAAG GCTATACGGCTGCGAAAGCTAGCCCAGCAGATCGCCAGCTGCAAGCAGATCATTGAGAGATCATCGTCCCTCATCACTCAGGCTGATCACACCCTCAAGGAGACAGACCATGCCCGCTTCCTGCAAACAGCCAAAAGCATCTGTGAAAG AGTATCCATGGCAACAGCATCCTCTCAGATCCTGATACCAGAGATCAACCTCAATGACACCTTTGATACGTTTGCGTTGGACTTCACAAGGGAAAAGAAAATGCTGGAAAGCTTGGATTACCTCACAG CACCAAATCCCCCAATAATCCGGGCGGAATTGTGTACGGCATCGAACGACACCATCACTGTTCACTGGACGTCTGATGACGAGTTCTGTGTCGTCTCCTATGAGCTTCAGTATGCCATCTTCACCGGACAAGCCAATGTTGTCA GTTTGTGTAACTCGGCTGATAGCTGGATGATTGTGCCCAACATCAAGCAGAACCACTACACGGTGCATGGACTCCAGTGTGGCACCAAGTACATGTTCATCGTCAAGGCCATCAATCAGGCAGGGAGTCGCAGCAGTGAGCCTTGGAAACTCAAGACCAACA GTCAACCATTCAAGTTGGACCCAAAGTCTGCTCACAAGAAGCTGAAGGTCTCCCATGACAACCTGACAGTGGAGCGAGACGAGACGTTGTCCAAGAAGAGCCACACTCAGGACCGCTTCACCAGCCAGGGCAGCTACGGCATCACAGGGAATGTGTACATCGACAGCGGGCGCCACTACTGGGAAGCCTTGATAGGAGGGAGCACATG GTTTGCTGTGGGCATTGCTTACAAGTCAGCACCGAAACATGAGTGGATCGGCAAGAACTCTGCCTCGTGGGTACTGTCTCGCTGCAACAACTCCTGGGTAGTACGTCACAACAGCAAGGAGATGCCCATCGAACCGTCCCCCCACCTGCGTCGTGTGGGGGTGTTGCTGGACTACGATGCTGGCTCCCTGGCCTTCTACGATGGCGCCGGCTCACAGCACCTGTACACGTTCGACATCGCCTTCGCTCAGCCAGTCTGTCCCGTGTTCAACGTGTGGAACAAGTGTCTGACCGTCCTCACAGGGCTGCCCATCCCAGACCACCTAGAGGGAACAGACTGCCGGGATTAA